Genomic window (Geomonas ferrireducens):
GGCTGCGAATGGCATTGCGTCTCCTGAATCAGATGTAGTTGTTTCGGTTTTGCCGGCATGATGTCACGGCTCCGGAAAAGGCTGTTCGGTTGCGCAGGTAATGATACCTTCTCTAATGAACTTGTCCAGCAGCCCCTCGTCATGAGAGGGTGCGAAGAGGGGGTGAGGCTGCACCGCATAGCGAGGCTTTACTCAAACGGTGCGGAGAATGTACCACAACACTTCATTGAGATAAACTGAAAGTTTTACCATTCTCTAATAAAACGGTTGTCGCAGTGTTCTTTTTCATGCGTTGACTGGATGAGGTGTTGCCGTTTTAACTCTCGTCAAGGTTTGGGACGCTAAACGTATGTTTGACGGCCTTTTTTATGTTGACAATATGACAGTCCCGCAAATAGAATCGCCTATTTAATACATATCGGAGGTTGTGCAATGGGACAGCTTTTTAAGGTAGCGGTACTGCCGGGTGACGGCATCGGTCCGGAGGTAATGGCAGAGGCACTGAAGGTACTCGATGCGATCGAAAAACGCTACGATGTGAAATTCGAGCGGACGCACGCCAACGTGGGCGGCGCAGGCATCGATCTCGAGGGGCGCGCCCTTCCGGAGACCACCGTAAATATATGCAAGGCTTCCGACGCCATTCTCTTTGGTTCCGTGGGCGGCCCCAAGTGGGAAACCCTGCCGCCGGACGAGCAGCCGGAGCGTGGCGCCCTTTTGCCGCTCAGAAAGATCTTCGGCCTCTACGCGAACCTGCGTCCCGCCATCATCTTCCCGTCGCTGACCAGCGCCTCCTCCCTTAAGGAAGAGGTGATTGCGGGCGGCTTCGACATTCTGGTGATCCGCGAACTGACCGGCGGCATCTACTTCTCCCAGCCCAAGGGGATCGACGGCGAAGGGCGCGAGCGCGTCGGCGTCGACACCATGCGCTACAGCGTTCCGGAGATCGAGCGCATCGCCCACGTCGCCTTCCAGGCGGCGAGGAAGCGCGGCAAGAAGGTCTGCTCCATCGACAAGGCGAACGTGCTTTCCACCTCGGTGCTCTGGCGCGAGATCGTGATCAACATCGCCAAGGAATACCCGGACGTCGAGCTCTCCCACATGTATGTGGACAACGCCGCCATGCAGCTGGTAAGGTGGCCGAAGCAATTTGACGTAATCCTCTGCGAGAACATGTTCGGCGACATCCTCTCCGACGAGGCTGCCATGCTCACCGGCTCGCTCGGGATGCTCCCCTCCGCCTCGCTTGCCGAAGGGACCTTCGGCATGTACGAGCCCTCCGGCGGCAGCGCCCCGGACATCGCCGGCCAGGGAATCGCGAACCCGATCGCCCAGATCCTTTCCGCAGGGATGATGCTTCGTTACTCCTTCGGCATGGTCGAGGCGGCCGACGCCATCGACAACGCCGTCGCCCGCGTGCTCGACGAAGGGTACCGCACCCGCGACATCTACCAGGAGAAGGCGGGCGAGAAGCTGGTCAACACCAAGCAGATCGGCGACGCCATCATCGCGAACCTTTAATCACAGTGGAGGCAGGTCCGCCTGCCGGTGCCTATAAAACAATTCAACAGAAAGGAAGATCGCCTATGAAAGTCGGTATGGTCGGTTGGCGTGGCATGGTTGGCTCCGTTCTCATGCAGCGCATGCAGGAAGAGAACGATTTTGCTGGTATCGAGCCGGTATTCTTCACAACATCGCAGGTAGGTCAGGCAGCTCCCATGAACGCGGGAACGCTCAAGGACGCCTCGGACATCAACGAGCTGAAGAAACTGGACGTGATCATCACCTGCCAGGGGGGTGACTACACCAAGGCGGTCCGTCCCGAGCTGAAGAAGGCCGGCTGGAACGGCTACTGGATCGACGCGGCAAGCACCCTGCGCATGGAGGACGACGCGGTCATCATCCTCGATCCGATCAACCGCAACGTCATCGACGCGGCGCTTTCCAAAGGGATCAAGGACTACATCGGCGGCAACTGCACCGTGAGCCTCATGCTCATGGGCCTGGGCGGCCTCTTCAAGGCGGGCGTTGTGGAGTGGCTCAC
Coding sequences:
- the leuB gene encoding 3-isopropylmalate dehydrogenase, yielding MGQLFKVAVLPGDGIGPEVMAEALKVLDAIEKRYDVKFERTHANVGGAGIDLEGRALPETTVNICKASDAILFGSVGGPKWETLPPDEQPERGALLPLRKIFGLYANLRPAIIFPSLTSASSLKEEVIAGGFDILVIRELTGGIYFSQPKGIDGEGRERVGVDTMRYSVPEIERIAHVAFQAARKRGKKVCSIDKANVLSTSVLWREIVINIAKEYPDVELSHMYVDNAAMQLVRWPKQFDVILCENMFGDILSDEAAMLTGSLGMLPSASLAEGTFGMYEPSGGSAPDIAGQGIANPIAQILSAGMMLRYSFGMVEAADAIDNAVARVLDEGYRTRDIYQEKAGEKLVNTKQIGDAIIANL